The nucleotide sequence GTCGTTGTCGTGCGCGACGCGGAGGTTTGCGATCTGCAGCGCCGTAGTTGACGGCGCGGAGTCGTTTTGAACGACGATCGGGTCCAGATCCGTTCCGTCGCCATCGATATCGGGCGGCGTCAGAGGATCGATGCCGTTTTGCGGAATCGGTGTGTTCGTCGGGAACGGCGACGGTGTGGGTGACGGCGTCGGAGTGGGCGTGTCGCTGGGCGTCGGCGTCGGAGTATCCGTCGGAGTCGCGGTTGGCGTGTCCGTCGGTGTCGGCGTCGGGGACGGGGTGGGGGAAGGTGTCGGCGTAGGCGGAACGCCTTCCGTCAGCGTCAATGTGCCGTCGCCGGCAACCCACTTGGCAACCAGGGCGCCGTCTTCGGTCGCGGATGGTTCGTAGATGATGACTTCATCCGTATCGAGCCCGGCGCTTGCGCTGTATGCGAGCAGAACGGGCTGGCCTTCGCCGTCGGGCGTGCCGCTGAAGAGGTAAAGGTCGTAGTCGGCTGTCGTCGGGACGGCGAGGTTGTACTGCACGGTGTTCGAGGTGACGAGAGCGACCTGGCGGGCGAGGGCGCGGCGATCGGTCGGGTTGGAGCCGAGGGTCGCGCTGAGCGGCGAGACGAAGACCTCGGTGCCGGCTTCGATGGCGGCGTCGGGATTGATCATTCCAAAGCCTTCCTGCGAATCCCACATGCCACTGCGATCGAGTGTCGGGTTGCTGCCACCGCCCTCGCGGGTCTGGTTGGACTCGGTGGCGGTCATCAGCAGGAGGTTCTTGACATAGAGGGGGCCAGAGTCGCTGAGGAAGGACCAGGCCATGCCGTTGTCCTGCAGGGCGTCGATGACGAGCGCGACGGCACCGGCGGTGAACGGCGCAGCCATCGAAGTGCCCTTGAGGCTCTGATAGTCGTCGGCACGGACGTCGGCGATGCCCAAGTCCCCCGCGTCAGCCGCATCTGAATCGTTGGAGTCGACGGAGGTGATGTAACTCTGGTCGTCAGAGCCGCCGGGAGCCATGAGGTCCGGCTTGTGGCCCATGCCGAGAAGTTCTTCTGCGGCGGAGGGTGTGAAGCCTTCGCTGGAGTAATCAGTGAGCTGATTAGTGTCGCTGGACGCGGCGACGGTGATGGCCTTTGCGGCGCGGGCGGGGTCGCCCATCGTGTTCGAGCCCAATGCCGATGCGTCGTTCCCGGCGGAGACAACCACCACGACACCGTTCGCAACGAGCGTATTGACCTTGTCTCGGGTGGTCTGGTCGAGGACGCCGGCGCCTGTGCCGAGGCTGAGGTTGGCGACCTTGATGTCCTGGCCGCTGCCATTGAGAGTGACGATGCGGTCGAGAGCGGCCTGGGTCCAGGCGCTGTTGCCGGATCCGTCATTGGAGAAGACCTTGAAGGCGGCCAGTTCGGCGCCGGCGGCGACGCCGCGGAACAGATCAAATGCATCGCCGACACCGAAGTCTTCGCCGCCGTTGATGGCGGTCAGCGTGCTGATGTTCGAGTAGTGTGTCGATGTGCCGAATGTGGTGTCGTTGTTCTTCCACGTAGCGGGTTGCCAGATATTCGTCGGCGAGCCGAATGCCGAAATCGGGTTCGGGAGGCCGATCGAGCTGAAGGTCTGAGGGCTGGTCGTGACGGCGCTGTCCGATCCGACCAGGGCGTATCCTGAGCCCGGCTGATAGGCGAGAAGGCCGAGGGTAACCTCACGGCCGCCGCCGCCCTCCCAAGACAGGGTCTCCACCCAGTCCATTGCCGTGGCGTTTGTCGGGACATCGAGGGTGCCAACGCTGAAAGCGTTGATGTTGCCCGGATCGGGGGGATAGATACCGGAATTCGTAACTTCGATGGTCGTGGGGTTTGCCCCCCCGCTGGCTCCGGAGCCGGCCGCGATACCGGCGACGTGGGAGCCGTGCTGCTGGACGTCGATGGGATTGGCCTCCGCATCGGTGGTCATGTCTTCCCAGTAGGTCAGGTTGGCGAAGTCGGTGTGGGTGTTGCCGGCCGTGCTGCCCGTTGTTCCGCCGGAAATGCCCGTATCGATAATCGCGATGCCGATCGTGTCGGTGCTGCCGCCATCGAGACCGGTGGTCCAGATGTCCTGGCGCACGCGGCCGGTGCGGGTCGCGGTGTGGATGTGCATCTTCATGGGAACGGGCTGTTGGACGAGCAGAAGATCGCTGCCCATCTGCTTGGGCAGGCGCTCGATACTCTTCATCGGCAAGGTACCCTGCCATCCGTAGCCCAGGTTTTGATAAATATAGGTAATTTCGCCGCCCAGATCGACGAATTGCTTCATCTGATCGCGTGTGATCTGGCGATCGAAGACCATGTTGACCGGGATCGTGGATTCCCATTGGGCCAATGCGGCTTTCTTCTCGGGAATCGTGGTGGAGCGCGAGGCAATCTGCATCTTCACGGCAGCCACGGTTTCCATCAGTCGATCGTCAATGCGGTCGCTGTTGCGATCTTGCTGGGCGGGCGCGGTGATGACCGGTTTGACAGCCGGTTCCGGCGGAACCACGAGGGGGACTCCGGCCAGGGCCGCCACAGGCGACAATATGATCAATCCAGCGAG is from bacterium and encodes:
- a CDS encoding S8 family serine peptidase; translated protein: MIWKQTTARKFLAGLIILSPVAALAGVPLVVPPEPAVKPVITAPAQQDRNSDRIDDRLMETVAAVKMQIASRSTTIPEKKAALAQWESTIPVNMVFDRQITRDQMKQFVDLGGEITYIYQNLGYGWQGTLPMKSIERLPKQMGSDLLLVQQPVPMKMHIHTATRTGRVRQDIWTTGLDGGSTDTIGIAIIDTGISGGTTGSTAGNTHTDFANLTYWEDMTTDAEANPIDVQQHGSHVAGIAAGSGASGGANPTTIEVTNSGIYPPDPGNINAFSVGTLDVPTNATAMDWVETLSWEGGGGREVTLGLLAYQPGSGYALVGSDSAVTTSPQTFSSIGLPNPISAFGSPTNIWQPATWKNNDTTFGTSTHYSNISTLTAINGGEDFGVGDAFDLFRGVAAGAELAAFKVFSNDGSGNSAWTQAALDRIVTLNGSGQDIKVANLSLGTGAGVLDQTTRDKVNTLVANGVVVVVSAGNDASALGSNTMGDPARAAKAITVAASSDTNQLTDYSSEGFTPSAAEELLGMGHKPDLMAPGGSDDQSYITSVDSNDSDAADAGDLGIADVRADDYQSLKGTSMAAPFTAGAVALVIDALQDNGMAWSFLSDSGPLYVKNLLLMTATESNQTREGGGSNPTLDRSGMWDSQEGFGMINPDAAIEAGTEVFVSPLSATLGSNPTDRRALARQVALVTSNTVQYNLAVPTTADYDLYLFSGTPDGEGQPVLLAYSASAGLDTDEVIIYEPSATEDGALVAKWVAGDGTLTLTEGVPPTPTPSPTPSPTPTPTDTPTATPTDTPTPTPSDTPTPTPSPTPSPFPTNTPIPQNGIDPLTPPDIDGDGTDLDPIVVQNDSAPSTTALQIANLRVAHDNDFLYLHIGAVVPTEPSPQNAALWIFFDGPNAGVNPVTDNGGQGPVGATDGQNGVTLEPTMEADYLFWLENGTTANHDIYALSVLNYDLATSDVWCDIDLGVGTYTPTGFEPVGFTMQFDNAGGFSVPGDTSIVNTGWELAIPLTALGFTAPLTPITPQQEVRFMIAAGDANTGFYTNQVLGPTSSASDLGGGIAVLKPDFELNAYGAGGGPGGFTGLQTNVYQFGHVASGMESWTTFE